One window of the Gemmatimonadales bacterium genome contains the following:
- a CDS encoding sulfite exporter TauE/SafE family protein, whose product MNTLAPAVLGASLLGSVHCAAMCGAFTCLYADPDPQGGRGRAARRHHLAYNLGRLASYLLLGISAGVAGAWLGPAAALATGLLLVSWGIHALLRAKGVRLGAPQVPGFWQRAMGTVLLRFRDRAPAVRAATTGLATTLMPCGWMWAFVAVAAGTGSALSAAAVMSLFWVGTLPMMLTVGAAAQRLTGRFRTRLPLVSAVVIIVLGLASIALHLGVLPGGNALHRLLPAVPGFEAAHHHGP is encoded by the coding sequence ATGAACACGCTCGCCCCTGCCGTGCTGGGAGCCTCGCTGCTCGGCAGCGTGCACTGCGCCGCGATGTGCGGGGCGTTCACCTGTCTGTACGCCGATCCCGACCCGCAGGGTGGTCGCGGACGAGCGGCGCGGCGCCATCATCTCGCCTACAACCTCGGGCGGCTGGCCTCGTATCTCCTGCTCGGCATCTCGGCCGGCGTCGCGGGTGCCTGGCTCGGCCCAGCGGCGGCGCTGGCAACCGGCCTCCTCCTGGTCAGCTGGGGCATTCACGCCCTGCTTCGCGCCAAGGGCGTGCGACTCGGCGCACCACAGGTTCCTGGCTTCTGGCAGCGCGCCATGGGCACGGTGCTGCTCCGGTTTCGCGATCGCGCGCCAGCAGTCCGTGCGGCCACGACCGGGCTCGCGACAACCCTGATGCCGTGCGGCTGGATGTGGGCCTTCGTCGCCGTAGCTGCGGGAACCGGATCGGCGCTGTCCGCTGCCGCTGTGATGAGCCTGTTCTGGGTCGGCACCCTCCCGATGATGCTCACTGTCGGCGCGGCAGCCCAGCGGCTGACCGGGCGGTTTCGCACCCGGCTGCCGCTGGTGAGCGCCGTCGTCATCATCGTGCTCGGGCTGGCATCGATCGCGCTGCACCTGGGTGTTCTGCCAGGCGGCAATGCCCTGCACCGTCTGCTGCCGGCGGTGCCCGGCTTCGAAGCGGCTCATCATCATGGCCCGTGA
- a CDS encoding RidA family protein has protein sequence MTNPDDLPEARLLRSGLTLPTIGASPGNFLPFTRTGRLLYVSGQIPIGPDGPITGQVGSTVSESAARESARLAALRVVAVIRLALGSLDRVARIVKVNGYVNGVAGFGGQPAVIDGCSELLVEIFGERGRHARAAIGAAGLPFNVPVEVEVIVEAVDEW, from the coding sequence ATGACCAATCCAGATGACCTGCCCGAGGCGCGCCTGCTTCGGTCGGGACTCACGCTTCCCACAATCGGGGCAAGCCCGGGGAATTTCCTTCCCTTTACCCGGACTGGGCGGCTGCTCTATGTCTCGGGTCAGATCCCGATCGGTCCGGATGGGCCGATCACCGGCCAGGTCGGCTCCACCGTCAGCGAGTCGGCAGCTCGGGAGAGCGCCCGGCTGGCTGCGCTGCGCGTCGTTGCCGTCATCCGCCTGGCGCTGGGGTCGCTCGACCGGGTTGCCCGCATCGTCAAGGTGAATGGCTACGTCAACGGGGTGGCAGGATTCGGGGGTCAGCCGGCCGTCATCGACGGCTGCTCAGAGCTCCTGGTCGAGATCTTCGGCGAACGCGGTCGTCATGCGCGGGCCGCGATCGGAGCCGCGGGTCTCCCCTTTAACGTCCCGGTTGAGGTCGAAGTGATCGTCGAAGCGGTTGACGAGTGGTGA
- a CDS encoding Na/Pi cotransporter family protein, translating into MASLLGGVGLFLIGMILLTEGLKAAAGDRLRVLLVRFTGGPIRSVAAGAAITTLVQSSSATTLTTIGFVSAGMLTFPQAVGVVFGANLGTTATGWIVAGLGFKLSILPIALPLVGIGALLRLLGRGWLSDAGLAFAGFGLLFVGIDTMQVGMAGLAERLDPGSLPGSGLASRLILLAAGALMTVLMQSSSAAVATTLAALNAGTIDLSQAGTLVIGQNIGTTVTAALAAIGASVPARRTALAHILFNLLTGLIAFGLLPFLMPLMQWVSGATGDGSEAMTIAAFHTAFNLLGVLIFLPAIEPFSRLVMRLIPDRGPTLTRYLDRSVTRLPSVAVEAAHRSLQSVLGAILEAVRVHRPAPVAVTAALDEIRSFLADVRTESESAEAHARHVAALHTVDHLAQLAQMLQKPPAAVLMANPLLTQQRHEFERVVAVAEAAVRELHGARASDAAEAAANLRDLARHDRRQVIEQGASGAVPLDQAVALLDLMRWFESAAHHLQRSVHYLCSGAAVENGVDSTSKPADEAVDR; encoded by the coding sequence ATGGCAAGCCTGCTGGGTGGGGTCGGTCTCTTCCTGATCGGCATGATTCTGCTGACCGAGGGCCTGAAGGCGGCGGCGGGGGACCGGCTGCGCGTGCTCCTGGTTCGCTTTACCGGGGGTCCGATCCGGTCGGTCGCCGCTGGAGCCGCCATAACGACGCTGGTGCAGTCCTCGAGCGCCACGACGCTGACGACGATCGGCTTCGTGAGCGCCGGGATGCTGACCTTCCCTCAGGCCGTGGGCGTTGTGTTCGGCGCGAATCTGGGAACCACGGCCACCGGGTGGATCGTGGCAGGACTCGGTTTCAAGCTCAGCATCCTCCCTATTGCTCTGCCGCTCGTCGGGATCGGCGCACTGCTTCGGCTGCTCGGACGGGGCTGGCTCTCCGATGCGGGACTTGCCTTCGCGGGTTTCGGGCTCCTGTTCGTTGGCATCGACACCATGCAGGTCGGCATGGCCGGGCTGGCCGAGCGACTCGATCCAGGATCGCTGCCGGGCTCCGGCCTGGCCAGTCGCCTGATCCTGCTGGCGGCGGGTGCACTCATGACAGTCCTGATGCAGTCCTCCAGCGCGGCCGTGGCCACGACGCTTGCTGCGCTCAATGCCGGGACCATCGATCTGTCTCAGGCCGGGACCCTGGTGATCGGACAGAACATCGGTACTACCGTCACGGCTGCTCTCGCGGCAATCGGCGCGTCGGTTCCGGCACGACGCACGGCGCTGGCCCACATTCTGTTTAACCTGCTGACGGGGCTGATTGCCTTCGGTCTGCTGCCGTTCCTGATGCCGCTGATGCAGTGGGTTTCGGGGGCAACCGGCGACGGCAGCGAGGCCATGACGATTGCCGCCTTCCATACCGCCTTCAACCTGCTTGGCGTTCTCATATTCTTGCCGGCGATTGAGCCGTTTTCTCGGCTGGTCATGCGGCTGATTCCCGATCGCGGCCCGACCCTGACGCGCTACCTCGATCGGAGTGTGACACGGTTGCCCTCGGTGGCGGTCGAAGCTGCCCACCGCAGCCTGCAGTCCGTTCTCGGTGCCATCCTGGAGGCAGTACGGGTGCACCGACCTGCGCCGGTCGCCGTTACCGCCGCGTTGGACGAGATTCGCAGCTTTCTCGCCGACGTTCGGACCGAGTCGGAATCGGCTGAGGCTCACGCCCGCCACGTGGCCGCGCTGCACACGGTCGATCACCTTGCGCAGCTGGCTCAGATGCTGCAGAAGCCGCCTGCGGCCGTCCTGATGGCGAACCCGCTGCTGACGCAGCAACGGCACGAGTTCGAACGAGTCGTTGCCGTCGCGGAGGCAGCGGTGCGGGAGCTTCACGGTGCGCGGGCGTCGGACGCCGCCGAGGCCGCCGCGAATCTTCGAGATCTGGCGCGGCACGATCGGCGACAAGTCATCGAGCAGGGCGCATCCGGCGCCGTTCCACTGGATCAGGCCGTGGCACTGCTCGACCTGATGCGCTGGTTCGAGTCAGCGGCCCATCACCTCCAGCGGAGCGTTCATTACTTGTGCTCCGGTGCAGCAGTCGAAAACGGGGTCGATTCCACATCCAAGCCAGCAGACGAGGCCGTGGACCGTTAG
- the ccoG gene encoding cytochrome c oxidase accessory protein CcoG → MTAFIAIPHIKINGKPAILLDAPRREFTLFGTTFLPTDTVLLMLLLATLVIAVFLFSALFGRVWCGWGCPQTIYLEYLYRPIERLVEGGRSGSLRLDRNHGHFHPRRLLKYAIYLALSLLLAHTFLAYFVGVDALAQWVRLSPREHPVPFLVMAVTTGLVFTDFTWFREQTCLIACPYGRWQSALLDRQSLVVAYDYNRGEPRSRGKVRPEGAGDCIDCVACVTTCPTGIDIRNGLQMECVHCTQCIDACDSIMAQVGKPPGLIRYATQDALAGKPGKRLRPRVVIYPLLLLMFLGAFIAVLGTRSSADITLLRSTGEPFQLEADGSVANQIRIRIANRSAQVRTYTIAIDGAEVGTVITPESPLSIEPNKLRTTSAFILLPRTAFSGGRRDVTVRISDDQGLDERIPFNLLGPTDSIGGTNP, encoded by the coding sequence ATGACGGCCTTCATCGCGATCCCGCACATCAAGATCAACGGGAAGCCCGCCATTCTTCTCGACGCACCTCGCCGCGAGTTTACTCTCTTCGGCACCACGTTCCTGCCAACGGACACGGTGCTGTTGATGCTCCTGCTCGCGACCCTGGTGATTGCCGTGTTTCTTTTCTCGGCGCTGTTCGGACGAGTCTGGTGCGGCTGGGGCTGTCCGCAGACCATCTACCTCGAGTACCTGTACCGCCCCATCGAGCGCCTGGTCGAAGGGGGCCGCAGCGGCTCCCTTCGACTTGATCGGAATCACGGGCACTTCCACCCGCGAAGACTGCTCAAGTACGCGATCTACCTCGCGCTTTCCCTACTGCTGGCGCATACCTTCCTGGCGTACTTCGTAGGGGTCGACGCGCTGGCCCAGTGGGTCCGGCTGTCGCCGCGTGAGCATCCCGTCCCCTTTCTGGTCATGGCGGTGACGACCGGTCTCGTCTTCACCGACTTCACCTGGTTCCGCGAACAGACCTGTCTGATCGCCTGTCCCTACGGTCGCTGGCAGTCCGCGCTGCTCGATCGGCAATCGCTGGTCGTCGCCTATGACTACAATCGCGGCGAGCCGCGAAGCCGCGGTAAGGTGCGCCCAGAGGGGGCAGGCGACTGCATCGACTGCGTAGCATGTGTCACCACCTGTCCCACCGGCATCGATATCCGTAACGGACTCCAGATGGAGTGCGTCCACTGCACCCAATGCATCGATGCCTGTGACAGCATCATGGCCCAGGTCGGGAAGCCGCCCGGCCTGATCAGATATGCCACGCAGGATGCCCTCGCAGGCAAGCCCGGGAAACGGCTCCGTCCCCGCGTCGTCATCTACCCGTTGCTGCTGCTCATGTTCCTCGGCGCCTTCATCGCTGTGCTGGGCACCAGGTCGAGCGCCGACATCACGCTTCTGCGCAGCACCGGCGAGCCATTCCAGCTGGAGGCCGATGGAAGCGTTGCCAATCAGATCCGGATTCGAATTGCCAATCGCAGTGCCCAGGTCCGCACGTACACCATTGCTATCGACGGCGCGGAGGTTGGAACCGTCATCACACCGGAAAGCCCCCTGAGCATCGAGCCCAACAAGCTGCGAACCACCAGCGCCTTCATCCTGCTGCCGCGTACCGCCTTCAGCGGCGGGCGGCGGGATGTGACGGTCCGGATCAGTGACGACCAGGGACTCGACGAGCGGATCCCCTTCAACCTGCTCGGTCCGACCGACTCCATCGGAGGCACCAATCCATGA
- the ccoN gene encoding cytochrome-c oxidase, cbb3-type subunit I: MGGSAVGTAPSEGLLDEFTYDDAIVRKFLIATVVWGLIGMLAGLLVALQMANPAFNLGIEWTSFGRLRPLHTNAVIFAFGGNAFFTGAYYSTQRLLKARMWSDGMSKFHFWGWQAIIVAAALTLPLGMTQAKEYAELEWPIDIAIAVVWVVFAVNFLMTMIRRRERHLYVAIWFYIASIVTVAILHIFNNLSIPAGLFKSYSIYAGVQDAFMQWWYGHNAVAFFLTTPFLGLMYYFMPKAAEGPVFSYRLSILHFWSLVFLYIWAGPHHLHYTALPEWASTLGMLFSVMLWAPSWGGMINGLLTLRGAWHKVIDDPILKFFVVGITAYGMSTFEGPMLSIKSVNALAHYTDWIIAHVHTGALGWNGFITFGMIYWLLPRLFQAPLHSKKLAEVHFWIGTLGIILYVLAIYSAGVTQGLMWRAFDDTGRLTYPDFVETVVRLLPMYWVRVAGGSLYIIGVVILLYNVIMTWRNRPARYEEPVVRAAPLTPAYSAPAATPVTGGLLARFRSMAFHRRWERMPVLFTVLTTLAVIIASLFEILPTFLIRSNVPTIASVKPYTPLELYGRDIYIREGCFNCHSQQIRPLRYETERYGEYSKPGESVYEHPFLWGSRRIGPDLARTGGKYPNLWHVRHFENPQEIAAGSIMPPYRHFSTRTIDWDVLGKRVGTMAMLGVPYGEAVTNAQPMAKTQAEAIARDIEAAGGPKGLADKEMVAIIAYMQRLGRDISTSATTAGAP, encoded by the coding sequence ATGGGCGGATCCGCCGTCGGGACCGCGCCGAGCGAAGGATTGCTCGACGAGTTCACCTACGATGATGCCATCGTCCGGAAGTTTCTCATTGCGACTGTGGTGTGGGGTTTGATCGGCATGCTGGCCGGATTGCTGGTGGCGCTCCAGATGGCCAATCCGGCTTTCAATCTGGGCATCGAGTGGACCTCGTTCGGTCGACTCCGGCCCCTGCACACCAACGCGGTCATCTTCGCTTTCGGCGGCAACGCCTTCTTTACTGGCGCCTACTACTCAACCCAGCGGCTGCTCAAGGCACGCATGTGGTCGGACGGGATGTCCAAGTTCCACTTCTGGGGCTGGCAAGCCATCATCGTCGCCGCTGCGCTGACGCTGCCGCTGGGTATGACCCAGGCGAAGGAGTATGCGGAGCTGGAGTGGCCGATCGACATCGCGATTGCCGTCGTCTGGGTCGTCTTTGCCGTCAACTTCCTGATGACGATGATCCGCCGCCGCGAACGCCACCTCTACGTGGCGATCTGGTTTTACATCGCGAGCATCGTCACGGTCGCCATCCTGCATATCTTCAACAACCTGTCGATCCCAGCCGGGCTCTTCAAGAGCTACTCGATCTATGCCGGGGTCCAGGATGCCTTCATGCAGTGGTGGTATGGTCACAATGCCGTCGCATTCTTCCTGACGACACCGTTCCTCGGTCTGATGTACTACTTCATGCCGAAGGCGGCTGAGGGGCCGGTCTTTTCCTATCGGCTGTCCATTCTCCACTTCTGGTCGCTCGTCTTTCTCTACATTTGGGCTGGTCCGCACCATCTGCACTACACCGCGCTGCCTGAATGGGCATCGACGCTGGGCATGCTCTTTTCCGTGATGCTTTGGGCTCCGAGCTGGGGCGGCATGATCAACGGCCTGCTCACGCTGCGCGGTGCCTGGCACAAGGTGATCGACGACCCGATCCTCAAGTTCTTCGTAGTCGGCATCACCGCGTACGGCATGAGCACCTTCGAGGGCCCGATGCTCTCGATCAAGAGCGTCAACGCCCTGGCTCACTACACCGACTGGATCATCGCCCACGTTCATACCGGCGCTCTGGGCTGGAATGGCTTCATCACGTTCGGCATGATCTACTGGCTCCTGCCGCGCCTGTTCCAGGCCCCGCTGCATTCGAAGAAGCTCGCGGAGGTCCATTTCTGGATCGGCACGCTGGGCATCATCCTCTATGTACTTGCGATCTACTCGGCCGGCGTGACACAGGGCCTGATGTGGCGCGCCTTCGACGACACCGGCCGCCTGACCTACCCCGACTTCGTCGAGACGGTGGTCCGCCTGCTGCCGATGTACTGGGTTCGCGTTGCGGGCGGCTCGCTCTACATCATCGGCGTCGTGATCCTGCTGTACAATGTGATCATGACCTGGCGGAATCGGCCCGCCCGGTATGAGGAACCTGTTGTTCGCGCCGCCCCGCTGACGCCGGCGTACTCGGCTCCTGCGGCAACACCGGTCACCGGCGGCCTGCTGGCCCGGTTCCGGTCGATGGCATTCCATCGCCGGTGGGAACGGATGCCGGTCCTCTTTACCGTGCTCACGACGCTGGCGGTGATCATTGCGTCACTGTTCGAGATCCTGCCGACCTTCCTGATCCGGTCGAACGTCCCGACCATCGCGTCGGTCAAACCCTACACGCCACTCGAGCTGTACGGCCGCGACATCTATATCCGCGAGGGATGCTTCAACTGTCATTCACAGCAGATCAGACCGCTGCGGTACGAGACCGAGCGGTACGGCGAGTACAGTAAGCCGGGCGAATCAGTTTACGAGCATCCGTTCCTGTGGGGTTCGCGACGGATCGGACCGGACCTGGCGCGCACCGGCGGCAAGTATCCGAACCTCTGGCACGTTCGGCACTTCGAGAATCCGCAGGAGATCGCGGCCGGGTCGATCATGCCCCCATATCGCCACTTCAGCACCCGCACGATCGACTGGGACGTGCTTGGTAAGCGGGTCGGAACCATGGCGATGCTCGGTGTGCCCTATGGCGAGGCGGTTACCAACGCACAGCCGATGGCCAAGACCCAGGCGGAGGCGATTGCGCGGGACATCGAGGCCGCCGGCGGCCCCAAGGGGCTGGCTGACAAGGAAATGGTGGCCATCATCGCGTATATGCAGCGTCTCGGTCGTGACATCTCGACCAGCGCCACGACGGCAGGTGCACCGTGA
- a CDS encoding helix-turn-helix transcriptional regulator — protein sequence MNSDKRLQILTWLEHPTRHFPAQVDGDLETDGVCSVLIARRLKVSEPTTSRHMKILVRAGLVRAKSIKQWTFYRRDERGIAQARRQIDGVLRTQRRP from the coding sequence ATGAACAGCGACAAGCGATTGCAGATCCTGACCTGGCTCGAGCACCCGACACGGCACTTTCCGGCACAGGTAGACGGTGATCTCGAGACTGACGGCGTCTGCTCGGTTCTGATTGCTCGCCGGCTCAAGGTCAGTGAGCCGACCACATCGCGGCACATGAAGATCCTGGTCCGGGCCGGACTGGTTCGGGCCAAGTCGATCAAGCAATGGACCTTTTACCGCCGTGATGAGCGGGGTATTGCCCAGGCCAGGCGCCAGATCGATGGAGTCCTCCGCACTCAGAGGAGACCATGA
- a CDS encoding c-type cytochrome, with product MSEKDRLVEHEYDGIQEYDNPMPRWWVIIFWATIIYSIVYALNIGGIGSGKGRVAEYEADMAAWREAHPQGAGPADPAALLALAEDPAAKAEGGAIYQRYCAACHVADGGGLIGPNLTDDYWLHGGSIDSVHAVIVDGVLAKGMPPWGKTLTPAQIDQVTAYTWSLRGTTPKQAKAPQGVLVPR from the coding sequence ATGAGCGAAAAGGATCGGCTGGTCGAGCACGAGTACGACGGCATTCAGGAGTATGACAACCCGATGCCACGGTGGTGGGTCATCATCTTCTGGGCCACCATCATCTACTCGATCGTCTATGCCCTCAACATCGGCGGCATCGGCAGTGGCAAGGGTCGCGTCGCAGAATACGAGGCTGACATGGCAGCCTGGCGCGAGGCTCACCCGCAGGGCGCAGGCCCGGCCGATCCGGCGGCACTCCTCGCGTTGGCAGAAGATCCCGCCGCGAAAGCGGAGGGAGGTGCGATCTACCAGCGCTACTGCGCCGCATGCCACGTCGCCGACGGCGGCGGCCTGATCGGACCGAACCTGACCGATGATTACTGGCTGCACGGAGGCAGTATCGATAGTGTCCACGCCGTCATCGTCGATGGCGTGCTGGCCAAAGGCATGCCACCCTGGGGCAAGACACTGACACCTGCGCAGATCGATCAGGTGACCGCGTACACCTGGTCCCTGCGCGGTACCACGCCCAAACAGGCCAAGGCGCCTCAGGGCGTGCTCGTTCCCAGGTGA
- a CDS encoding cbb3-type cytochrome c oxidase subunit 3, whose protein sequence is MKLSDIMGNAGLSAYAQVALVFFLIAFVLIVWWVFRPASRSRWEADKRIPLEDGQNGTVPDNTTPNHSKTR, encoded by the coding sequence GTGAAGCTCTCCGACATCATGGGCAACGCCGGTCTCTCGGCCTATGCCCAGGTAGCACTGGTGTTCTTTCTGATCGCCTTCGTGCTGATCGTCTGGTGGGTTTTTCGTCCCGCTTCCCGCTCACGCTGGGAAGCGGACAAGAGGATTCCGCTCGAGGACGGTCAGAACGGTACCGTTCCGGACAACACGACACCGAACCATTCCAAGACCCGGTGA
- a CDS encoding FixH family protein, whose product MSRLFRKDRIWPAAITLVLLGNVALGITLMRVASADPHFAVEPDYYRRAVGWDTTQAQVRRSAELGWRVHPTLAPVSGDSTPLIILLTDRDGAPLDAATIDVVARPIAHANRSVTSTPTPQGDGRYTTTMAIDQPGLWEVVVTVDRAGERLVAPLRIDASYDAVGTLVTRRPGEPDPARVAAGLRRE is encoded by the coding sequence ATGAGCCGTCTGTTCCGCAAAGACCGAATCTGGCCTGCCGCCATCACCCTCGTCCTGTTGGGCAATGTTGCCCTGGGCATCACCTTGATGCGCGTCGCCTCGGCTGATCCGCACTTTGCCGTCGAGCCGGACTACTACCGGCGCGCGGTAGGGTGGGATACCACTCAGGCGCAGGTTCGCCGCTCAGCTGAACTCGGCTGGCGTGTCCATCCGACGCTGGCGCCCGTGTCCGGCGACTCCACCCCCCTGATCATCCTGCTCACCGACCGTGACGGCGCACCGCTCGATGCCGCCACGATCGATGTCGTGGCCCGGCCGATTGCCCATGCCAACCGAAGCGTGACCAGTACGCCGACCCCGCAAGGCGATGGCAGGTACACCACGACCATGGCCATCGATCAGCCCGGCCTCTGGGAGGTCGTCGTCACGGTGGACCGCGCGGGCGAGCGACTGGTCGCCCCGCTGCGCATCGACGCCAGCTACGATGCAGTCGGCACCCTGGTGACCCGACGCCCCGGTGAGCCTGATCCGGCGCGTGTCGCAGCCGGGCTTCGACGAGAGTAG
- a CDS encoding threonine/serine dehydratase — protein MNSPTANLPSRADVERAYSVISPFIRQTPVLTVAGRDLDLAIESVTLKLETLQRAGSFKIRGAFTNLLTRRIPPAGVVAASGGNHGAAVACAAGILGIPARIFVPATAAPLKLDRIRQAGAQVESEGAGYAEALARSEVWTRGSGALAIHAFDQPETICGQGTLALEISAQVPDVDTVLVAVGGGGLLAGIATWYGGARRIIGVEPERSPTLKRALEAGQPVDAPTESFATSLSPRRIGDLVYPIVARLRDKPILVTDDEIVAAQRTLWDAVRIWPEPEGAAAFAALTSGRYRPARDERVVVVVSGGNATMPSA, from the coding sequence GTGAATTCGCCGACTGCGAACCTCCCCAGCCGGGCAGACGTCGAACGAGCCTATTCGGTCATTTCACCCTTCATCCGCCAGACTCCGGTCTTGACGGTTGCCGGCCGAGACCTGGACCTGGCAATCGAGTCGGTCACTCTCAAGCTCGAGACCCTCCAACGGGCAGGCTCCTTCAAGATTCGGGGCGCCTTTACCAACCTCCTCACGCGCCGGATTCCGCCAGCTGGTGTGGTAGCGGCATCCGGCGGCAACCACGGGGCCGCAGTCGCGTGCGCAGCCGGAATACTGGGCATCCCAGCCCGAATCTTCGTGCCGGCGACAGCAGCGCCACTCAAGCTCGACCGGATTCGCCAGGCTGGTGCACAAGTTGAATCGGAAGGTGCAGGCTACGCCGAAGCGCTGGCCCGGTCAGAGGTTTGGACCCGAGGCAGCGGAGCGCTCGCGATCCATGCCTTCGATCAACCTGAGACCATCTGCGGGCAGGGAACGCTGGCGCTCGAGATCTCTGCCCAGGTACCTGACGTCGACACCGTGCTGGTAGCGGTCGGGGGCGGGGGGTTGCTCGCGGGGATCGCGACGTGGTACGGCGGGGCGCGGCGGATCATTGGCGTCGAACCCGAGCGGTCACCTACTCTGAAACGCGCGCTCGAAGCCGGGCAACCAGTCGATGCCCCAACGGAAAGCTTCGCAACGTCACTCTCTCCCCGCCGAATCGGCGATCTGGTCTACCCGATTGTGGCCCGCCTTCGCGACAAGCCGATCCTGGTCACCGATGACGAGATCGTCGCGGCCCAGCGCACCCTCTGGGACGCGGTGCGAATCTGGCCCGAGCCCGAGGGAGCGGCAGCCTTCGCCGCGCTCACGTCGGGACGCTACCGGCCGGCCCGCGACGAACGCGTGGTCGTGGTTGTCAGCGGCGGCAACGCGACCATGCCATCCGCCTGA